The genome window GAGCACAATGGGAACAACCCAGAGGCTCGAAACCGAAGTGCCATGTAGGGGCGGATTGCCCCGTAGTAGCGAAGAAGCGATTGTAATGAGAGCAGAGCGAAGGGGGCAAGTTATACCGGATCATAACATTTAACAACTCGCAAGAGGATGACTTTATGGAATGAGACAAAATCGGTACCAGTAAGTAAGGACCAAGTATGGCTTGCTTATAAGAAAGTGCGCTCCAAAGCAGGGAGTGCAGGAATTGACCAAATCAGTATGGAAGAATACAATGCCAACCGGTCTGGTCACCTGTACAAACTGTGGAACCGGATGGCGTCAGGGAGTTATTTCCCGCCGCCGTTAAAAGAAGTGGAAATACCCAAGAAAGACGGCAAAGTTCGCAAACTTGGTGTTCCCACCATCAGCGATCGCGTGGCACAAATGGTCGTGAAAGATTATTTGGAAGAGAGGTTTGAGAAACTTTTCAGTCCCCATTCTTATGGTTACCGCCCCGGAAAGAATGCTCATCAGGCATTGGCCGAGGTACGGAAGAACGTCAGAATTTCGGACTGGGTAATTGACCTTGATATCAAAGGATTCTTTGACAACATAGACCATGCGAAGTTGATGTTGGCATTAAAGAAACATGTAAGCGAAAGATGGTGCCTGATGTACATCGAAAGGTGGCTTCAAACACCCGTGCAAACTAAAACCGGGGAACTGGTAATGAAGCAAGGAAAAGGAACGCCACAAGGAGGTGTAATTAGTCCGTTATTAGCAAATCTGTTCTTACATTATGCCATGGATAAATGGCTGGAGCAAACCCACCCTACAGTCAGTTATGTGCGATACGCCGATGACGCAATACTGCACTGCAAGAGTAAATCACAAGCTGATTACGTAATGCGTAATTTGAACAAACGGATGAAGCAATGTGGGTTGGAACTGCACCCGGAAAAGACGAAGCTTGTTTACTGTAGAGACTACAGGCGACAGG of Candidatus Bathyarchaeota archaeon contains these proteins:
- the ltrA gene encoding group II intron reverse transcriptase/maturase, which translates into the protein MTLWNETKSVPVSKDQVWLAYKKVRSKAGSAGIDQISMEEYNANRSGHLYKLWNRMASGSYFPPPLKEVEIPKKDGKVRKLGVPTISDRVAQMVVKDYLEERFEKLFSPHSYGYRPGKNAHQALAEVRKNVRISDWVIDLDIKGFFDNIDHAKLMLALKKHVSERWCLMYIERWLQTPVQTKTGELVMKQGKGTPQGGVISPLLANLFLHYAMDKWLEQTHPTVSYVRYADDAILHCKSKSQADYVMRNLNKRMKQCGLELHPEKTKLVYCRDYRRQGAFENVKFDFLSYSFQPRTARSKKTRELFLGYDCAISTSSKKRIAEKMRELKIETLTHNSIVGVAQFLEPYIRGWINYYGKFRIWEMNPIFQLLRRRLVMW